The Geobacter metallireducens GS-15 region AAGGTAAGGTTGCAATCGTAACGGGAGCCTCAAGGGGAATCGGCAGGGCCATCGCCCTAAAACTCGCCAGGGAGGGGGCCAGTGTGGTGGTGACGGCCACGACACTGGAAAGCGCCCGGAAAACTGCGGCAGAGATTGAAGCGCTCGGGCACAAAGCCCTGTCTCTGGCCGTAGATGTTGCCGACTCGTCTGCAGTGGAAGCCATGTTCGTATCGGCGGTCGGAGCTTTTGGGAAGGTTGATATCCTTGTGAACAACGCGGGTATCACGAAGGACGGCCTTCTCCTCAGAATGAAAGATGCCGATTGGGATGCGGTTATCGATGTGAACCTCAAGGGAGCTTTCAACTGCATCCGCGAGGCGGCAAAGCTCATGGTCAAGGCTCGTAGCGGCCGCATTGTCAATATCAGTTCCGTTGTTGGCGAGATGG contains the following coding sequences:
- the fabG gene encoding 3-oxoacyl-[acyl-carrier-protein] reductase — encoded protein: MSLEGKVAIVTGASRGIGRAIALKLAREGASVVVTATTLESARKTAAEIEALGHKALSLAVDVADSSAVEAMFVSAVGAFGKVDILVNNAGITKDGLLLRMKDADWDAVIDVNLKGAFNCIREAAKLMVKARSGRIVNISSVVGEMGNAGQINYCASKAGMIGLTKSAARELAKRGITVNAVTPGFIETNMTSVLSDKVREGLLQQIPLERLGTSDDVANAVFFLVSSMGDYITGHVLSVNGGMYM